One segment of Choristoneura fumiferana chromosome 26, NRCan_CFum_1, whole genome shotgun sequence DNA contains the following:
- the LOC141442618 gene encoding LOW QUALITY PROTEIN: uncharacterized protein (The sequence of the model RefSeq protein was modified relative to this genomic sequence to represent the inferred CDS: deleted 1 base in 1 codon), whose translation MCNEDHTLCHCREFTKMQPTERCDYVKAHNLCFNCLAPGHSARKCHLNMSCRICHKRHHTLVHQSTPVISSNRADNIQAHHSQVEEEEDPQSEETIATELELSSHFTTCTSTALLATALVPVKDDVGNITVLRALVDHGSQATFISERAAQTLRVTRTPVTGTITGIGSTTTSVKHSAEVELLSRHDASFQVKIKLYIMSTRLTAKLPSSTISTNTWPHLQGLVLADPSFNQPGRVDMLLGVDVCAQIMKSEVIKGPPGTPCAQNTSLGWILFGNVQHDEKRNEIRVMHLNLDLDDMLKRLWEDDRDERRKLTEDERRCEEIYQTTTTRTDEGRYIVKLPTKTNMLLSTRGETRDIALRRLYQLERRFKQDLNLKNEYVKVMEEYKELNHMQEVPKDQRNNPAVYLPHHAVVREEKETSKVRPVFNASQKGDNGVSLNDELLVGPPLQDDMRSLIMRWRMRKVCYVADIQKMYRQILVTEEDRDLQRILWRATPDEPVKDYHLLTVTFGTASAPYLAVRTLSQVADDEGCLNPDAAKTIKQDCYMDDLMSGKDTLEQAITEAKDIATILQKGGFMLQKWCSNNAEFLKHFKPSQRSTHVNLDITIDGTIRALGLHWNMGRDIFLYSLNLPPSSAKITKRTILADIQKLFDPLGWLAPAILLAKLLIQRLWLQGITWDEEVEQEIAEEWYDLKGSFQYLPDIEINRWLHTTENLMENISVHGFCDASNRAYAAVAYLRVRTIDGNVKTEIIAAKTRVASTKAKSLPRLELCGAVLLAGLLKQIKNAMNIPTRQIFAWTDSTIVLSWLFGDPARWNTYVRNRVVEILDDIGNHNWYHVQSQENPADVASRGQHLLDLKGNVMWWKGPKWLAEGEITYSRPKNVMTNLERKDVQINLKIKSKNDIFSTKFETFDDIKELTKSIVYCKRFLNCKRLKAKQTSMTTKELDEAMKTCIRIVQRERFLEDMENLKKHQRVNKKSKLLSLQPYLDADGILRVGGRLRHANLNEAEKHPIILENDTYLTTLIVREAHFKTLHGGHQLMLGYLRSKYWILKAKNVVKFIIRKCLVCAKQNAVVKSQLMGDLPSVRVNPAKPFLHSGVDFAGPYQVLMSKGRGAKTNKAYIAIFICMCTKAVHLELVGDLTSEAFIGAFRRFVARRGRCSHIWSDQGRNFVGAHKELAASFAEAKLEFEGPISDILSGDGTQWHFLPAYSPHMGGLWEAGVKSMKYHLKRILTSHP comes from the exons ATGTGCAATGAAGATCACACATTATGCCATTGTAGGGAATTCACGAAAATGCAACCCACAGAGAGATGCGATTATGTCAAGGCTCATAACCTGTGTTTCAATTGCCTGGCTCCAGGACACTCCGCTAGGAAATGTCATCTCAACATGTCCTGTCGTATATGTCATAAACGTCATCACACCCTGGTGCACCAATCTACACCGGTGATATCGTCAAATCGAGCCGACAATATTCAAGCCCATCACAGCCAAGTGGAAGAGGAAGAGGACCCACAGTCAGAAGAAACTATTGCGACGGAATTGGAGCTGTCTTCTCACTTTACTACTTGTACGTCTACAGCATTACTGGCAACCGCTCTTGTGCCAGTAAAAGATGATGTAGGAAATATTACCGTGCTTCGTGCATTAGTGGATCACGGCTCCCAAGCGACGTTCATAAGTGAGAGAGCCGCTCAGACGCTACGAGTTACAAGAACGCCTGTCACCGGCACTATCACCGGGATTGGGTCTACAACCACCTCTGTCAAGCACAGTGCTGAAGTGGAACTCCTATCTAGACACGACGCAAGTTTTCAAGTAAAGATCAAACTATACATTATGTCGACGAGACTTACTGCCAAATTACCATCAAGTACTATCTCTACAAACACCTGGCCACATTTACAGGGACTCGTTCTGGCAGACCCCAGCTTTAACCAACCAGGACGAGTAGATATGCTGCTCGGTGTTGACGTATGTGCCCAAATTATGAAGAGTGAAGTTATCAAAGGTCCCCCAGGCACTCCATGTGCACAAAATACCAGCCTGGGTTGGATTTTATTTGGGAACGTACAACACGATGAAAAAAGGAATGAGATACGAGTTATGCATCTGAATCTGGATCTGGACGATATGCTAAAACGATTGTGGGAGGACGACAGAGATGAAAGAAGAAAACTAACAGAAGATGAAAGAAGATGTGAAGAAATCTACCAAACTACCACAACCAGAACAGACGAGGGACGGTATATTGTCAAATTACCTACAAAAACCAACATGCTTCTATCAACACGAGGAGAAACACGAGACATAGCTTTAAGAAGATTATATCAATTAGAAAGAAGATTTAAGCAAGACCTAAACCTAAAAAACGAGTATGTCAAAGTAATGGAAGAATATAAGGAATTGAATCATATGCAAGAAGTGCCTAAAGATCAAAGAAACAACCCAGCCGTTTATCTACCACATCACGCCGTGGTAAGAGAAGAAAAGGAAACATCAAAAGTAAGACCTGTCTTTAATGCTTCACAAAAGGGGGAT AACGGTGTGTCTCTTAATGACGAGCTTCTGGTTGGACCACCGTTGCAAGACGATATGCGAAGCCTAATAATGAGATGGCGTATGAGGAAAGTATGTTACGTAGCTGATATTCAAAAAATGTATCGCCAGATTCTCGTGACAGAAGAAGACAGAGATTTACAGAGAATACTATGGCGCGCAACTCCCGACGAACCTGTAAAAGACTATCACCTATTAACTGTAACATTCGGAACGGCATCTGCTCCATATCTTGCCGTGAGAACTTTAAGTCAAGTAGCCGATGATGAAGGCTGTCTCAACCCCGACGCTGCTAAGACTATTAAACAAGACTGTTACATGGATGACCTTATGTCAGGAAAGGACACGCTAGAGCAAGCAATCACGGAAGCTAAAGATATAGCTACTATTTTGCAAAAAGGTGGATTCATGCTACAAAAATGGTGCTCTAATAATGCCGAATTCTTGAAACATTTCAAGCCCTCACAAAGAAGTACCCATGTAAATCTTGACATTACAATAGATGGAACTATACGAGCCTTAGGATTACACTGGAATATGGGACGAGATATTTTTCTGTATAGTCTAAACTTACCTCCAAGCTCCGCTAAAATCACAAAGAGGACCATTTTAGCTGACATCCAGAAATTATTCGATCCGCTCGGATGGTTAGCACCTGCTATACTGCTAGCCAAACTATTAATTCAAAGGCTATGGTTGCAAGGTATAACCTGGGATGAAGAAGTAGAGCAAGAAATCGCTGAAGAATGGTATGATTTAAAGGGAAGCTTTCAATACTTACCTGATATTGAAATTAACAGATGGCTACACACGACTGAAAATTTAATGGAAAACATTTCTGTTCACGGCTTCTGCGACGCTTCAAATAGAGCCTACGCAGCTGTTGCATACCTAAGGGTAAGAACTATAGACGGAAATGTGAAGACTGAAATCATTGCTGCTAAAACACGTGTAGCATCCACAAAAGCTAAATCACTCCCGCGATTGGAACTATGCGGTGCAGTGTTGCTTGCTGGattactaaaacaaataaagaacgCCATGAATATACCTACGCGACAGATATTTGCGTGGACTGATTCCACGATAGTTCTATCCTGGCTATTTGGAGATCCGGCTAGATGGAATACTTACGTGAGAAACCGAGTAGTTGAGATACTAGACGATATTGGCAATCACAATTGGTATCACGTTCAATCACAAGAAAATCCTGCTGACGTAGCCTCCCGAGGCCAACACCTGCTGGACCTGAAAGGCAATGTAATGTGGTGGAAGGGTCCAAAGTGGCTGGCAGAAGGAGAAATCACTTACAGCAGACCGAAGAATGTAATGACGAACCTGGAAAGAAAAGATGtacaaattaatttgaaaataaaatcaaaaaacgatattttttctacgaaatttgaaacatttgatgatataaAAGAATTAACGAAAAGTATAGTCTACTGTAAAAGATTTCTGAATTGTAAGAGACTGAAGGCTAAACAAACCTCTATGACCACTAAGGAATTAGACGAAGCCATGAAAACATGTATACGGATAGTACAAAGAGAAAGGTTCCTGGAAGACATGGAAAACCTGAAAAAGCATCAAAGGGTGAACAAAAAAAGCAAATTGCTTTCACTACAACCTTACCTGGATGCAGATGGAATCCTCAGGGTGGGCGGTAGGCTACGCCATGCTAACCTAAATGAAGCGGAAAAACATCCTATCATTCTAGAAAATGACACTTACCTTACTACACTGATAGTACGTGAAGCTCACTTTAAGACCTTGCACGGAGGGCATCAATTGATGCTGGGCTACTTGCGCTCGAAGTACTGGATCCTGAAAGCAAAGAATGTAGTGAAGTTTATAATAAGGAAATGTTTGGTGTGTGCCAAACAAAATGCTGTTGTAAAATCACAACTAATGGGGGACTTACCTTCGGTAAGGGTTAATCCAGCTAAACCCTTTTTACACAGTGGAGTGGACTTTGCTGGCCCGTACCAAGTTTTGATGTCGAAAGGCAGAGGTGCCAAGACCAACAAAGCATACATCGCAATTTTCATTTGTATGTGCACCAAAGCCGTACACCTTGAATTGGTCGGAGATCTCACCTCTGAAGCATTTATCGGAGCCTTCAGAAGATTTGTTGCCAGACGTGGCAGATGTTCACACATCTGGAGTGACCAAGGACGCAATTTTGTCGGTGCACACAAGGAATTGGCTGCGTCTTTCGCAGAGGCCAAGTTGGAATTTGAGGGACCGATAAGTGACATTCTATCAGGGGATGGCACCCAATGGCACTTCCTACCAGCGTACAGCCCACACATGGGCGGATTATGGGAGGCTGGCGTAAAATCTATGAAATACCATTTGAAACGTATCCTTACTTCACACCCCTAA